In Clarias gariepinus isolate MV-2021 ecotype Netherlands chromosome 9, CGAR_prim_01v2, whole genome shotgun sequence, a single window of DNA contains:
- the avp gene encoding vasopressin-neurophysin 2-copeptin, which yields MRGSSLAVHVLCLLSLSCACYIQNCPRGGKRASADPTLRQCMACGPGDRGRCFGPSICCAPGSGCSLGSPEALSCIEENYIPTPCENGGRPCGSDQGRCAAPGVCCNTESCVLDSGCSEDNHHVERSTVLSRFSTGEMLLHLLSLATVKQRDVQQFRDA from the exons ATGCGGGGCTCTTCACTAGCGGTGCACGTGCTGTGCCTGCTGTCACTCTCCTGTGCATGCTACATCCAGAACTGCCCGCGTGGGGGGAAGCGTGCCTCTGCCGATCCTACTCTCAGACAG TGTATGGCATGTGGTCCTGGGGACAGGGGCCGCTGCTTTGGTCCCAGTATTTGCTGCGCGCCAGGTTCGGGCTGTTCTTTGGGCTCTCCTGAAGCACTGAGCTGCATTGAGGAGAACTATATTCCCACTCCATGTGAGAATGGAGGGAGACCGTGTGGATCTGATCAAGGACGCTGCGCTGCTCCAGGGGTCTGCTGTAACACAG agagtTGTGTTCTGGATTCTGGCTGTTCAGAAGATAACCATCATGTAGAAAGAAGCACCGTACTGAGCAGATTTTCAACAGGAGAGATGCTTTTGCATCTCCTCAGCCTGGCTACCGTGAAGCAGAGAGATGTCCAACAGTTCAGAGACGCTTGA
- the ccl27a gene encoding C-C motif chemokine 27a isoform X2 codes for MELRTVAMLLFLLCAIIITKTEGRIPNCCLKTSNKVKLETIKISKKYYIQSDAGPCEIKALVLEVKNRKYCLHPQTESKVKKLMKKKLRHANKQKKQ; via the exons ATGGAGCTCCGTACTGTAGCCATGTTGCTTTTCCTCTTGTgtgccatcatcatcaccaagaCTGAGG GTCGCATCCCAAACTGCTGTTTAAAGACTTCTAACAAGGTTAAATTGGAGACAATAAAGATCTCGAAGAAATATTACATTCAATCAGATGCTGGACCATGTGAAATTAAAGCCCTAGT ctTGGAAgtgaaaaatagaaaatactGCCTTCATCCTCAGACAGAAAGCAAGGTGAAGAAGTTGATGAAGAAGAAGTTAAGGCATGccaacaaacagaaaaagcagTGA
- the lzts3b gene encoding leucine zipper putative tumor suppressor 3: protein MGSVGSGVAGEQEFAMKSVGTRTTLPRGPPLYRRGPSDRSFSAERLNPPPSMSECTVSSDERGGSSITTDRPQLAGCESTTASSNLERVPSICERLENNVAIRRVAPRPIGDTSVDARRNVVVHTGEKSGDSMVAVKIREGNATKANGRTPPKVLPMSGKSEQSQNNSGLVRPSAFKPVVPKSFHSMQNLVAHAGGGGGAGGHCAGGTGGSDDPQPLSERDSPEREQGREDGGQGVMTDSGRNSFTSLPTYTVPGCSYAPAPALGPFSASTSHINRLGTDKLDKPNYQNGLSASDSGRSSSGKSSSSYHRLCHLADMPAAIHPSPSSDDIIQDLEDRLWEKEQEVLHMRRNLDQSEAAIMQVFEEKQRVWEREMEELRQNYAGRLQQVTRRAQRSQQALQAQISRLQQDKNRLQEEISALLAQREELERKCLDYRKEQAEILPRLEETKWEVCQKVGEISLLKQQLRDSQHEVTQRAGEMVALRGQLKELNAQLKEREDAMLGLKDSYSSKSRELERCEGELKKTLTEVSILRDKLVVFEAEVLGLKRALGELTYTGERATGLTSSLPWGGLHSPRTPEVLTPLSPLSPMVDALLSLQSDEAKAQRQEAGELRQQLERLQGELRLERQQRELQALAFAQERHTWRNEKERVLKYQAQLQLSYVETLQRNQALEERVGQLGSKLGGTSSSPPPASVPISVPVTVTLTPAPDDSKTPSPNQLAPPWAGPSRLERIESTEI from the exons ATGGGAAGTGTTGGTAGTGGGGTGGCTGGCGAGCAAGAATTCGCCATGAAGAGTGTGGGCACACGTACCACCCTCCCTCGTGGACCACCCCTATATCGTAGAGGCCCATCAGATCGCAGCTTCAGCGCTGAGCGCCTCAACCCTCCACCTTCTATGTCTGAATGCACAGTCTCCAGCGATGAAAGGGGAGGTAGCAGCATAACCACAGACCGGCCCCAGCTTGCTGGCTGTGAGTCCACCACTGCCTCCTCCAACCTGGAGAGGGTGCCTTCCATCTGCGAACGCCTGGAGAACAATGTTGCCATCCGCAGAGTGGCACCGCGGCCGATAGGGGACACGAGTGTAGATGCCCGCAGGAATGTGGTTGTCCACACTGGAGAGAAGAGTGGTGACAGCATGGTTGCTGTGAAAATCCGAGAGGGGAACGCTACAAAGGCAAATGGACGAACGCCACCCAAGGTTCTACCCATGTCTGGAAAGTCAGAACAG TCTCAGAACAATTCTGGATTGGTGCGGCCCTCTGCCTTCAAACCTGTAGTGCCAAAGAGCTTTCACTCCATGCAGAATCTAGTGGCACATGctggaggtggaggtggagcTGGAGGTCACTGTGCTGGAGGAACAGGAGGATCTGATGATCCCCAGCCACTTAGTGAACGAGACAGTCCGGAGAGGGAACAGGGCAGAGAGGATGGGGGCCAAGGTGTCATGACTGACTCGGGAAGGAACTCTTTCACCAGCCTGCCCACGTACACAGTCCCTGGTTGCAGCTATGCTCCTGCTCCTGCCCTTGGACCCTTCAGTGCCTCGACCAGCCATATTAACAGATTGGGCACAGATAAACTGGACAAGCCCAACTACCAGAACGGCCTGAGTGCTTCAGACAGTGGCCGCTCATCCTCTGGGAAGAGCTCTTCATCCTATCACAGACTTTGTCACCTGGCTGATATGCCAGCTGCCATTCATCCGTCACCCTCCTCGGATGATATAATACAAGACTTGGAGGACCGACTGTGGGAGAAAGAACAAGAG GTTCTTCACATGCGCCGCAACTTGGACCAGAGTGAAGCAGCCATCATGCAGGTGTTTGAAGAGAAACAGCGGGtatgggagagagagatggaggaacTGAGACAGAACTATGCCGGAAGGTTACAGCAGGTGACCCGGCGGGCACAACGTTCCCAGCAAGCACTGCAGGCCCAGATCAGCCGACTACAGCAGGACAAGAACCGACTCCAGGAGGAGATCAGTGCTCTGCTGGCTCAGCGTGAAGAGCTAGAGAGAAAGTGCCTGGATTATCGTAAGGAGCAGGCTGAAATCTTACCCCGCCTGGAGGAAACCAAGTGGGAG GTTTGTCAGAAGGTAGGAGAGATATCCTTGTTGAAGCAGCAGCTGAGGGACAGTCAGCATGAGGTGACGCAGCGGGCAGGAGAAATGGTAGCATTGAGGGGTCAACTTAAAGAGCTCAACGCACAactgaaggagagagaggatGCCATGCTTGGCCTGAAAGATTCCTACAGCAGTAAAAGCCGCGAGCTGGAGAGATGTGAAGGAGAACTGAAAAAGACTTTGACAGAG GTATCCATCCTACGTGACAAGCTGGTGGTATTTGAGGCTGAGGTCCTGGGGCTAAAACGAGCTCTGGGTGAGTTGACCTACACTGGTGAACGTGCAACAGGGCTTACCAGCAGCCTGCCTTGGGGTGGTCTGCACTCACCACGCACCCCTGAAGTTTTGACACCACTTTCCCCACTTAGCCCTATGGTAGATGCCCTGCTAAGTCTGCAGAGCGATGAGGCCAAGGCGCAGCGTCAGGAAGCTGGAGAGTTGCGACAACAGCTAGAGCGACTGCAAGGTGAGCTGCGGTTGGAACGGCAGCAACGTGAGCTCCAAGCACTTGCTTTTGCCCAAGAGCGTCATACCTGGCGGAACGAGAAAGAGCGTGTGCTTAAGTACCAAGCGCAGCTGCAGCTCAGCTACGTAGAGACACTGCAAAGAAACCAAGCTTTAGAAGAGCGTGTTGGCCAGCTTGGGTCCAAGCTGGGTGGAACATCCAGTTCACCTCCACCAGCAAGTGTACCCATTTCTGTACCAGTTACTGTTACCCTCACTCCAGCGCCAGATGACTCCAAAACCCCATCCCCCAACCAGCTGGCTCCCCCATGGGCAGGACCCTCTCGCCTGGAGAGGATTGAGTCCACTGAGATTTAG
- the ubox5 gene encoding RING finger protein 37, producing the protein MVVNLCLPHFKTTAQCNKVCADGCDVSNLLSGDPAVLRRGCRLEYFLRPPLHVTLYFQVKVEIYRVDVKLLPCGSASRRLEIFTCSEVKPSKTSESDHDRGEFKLVGRCDLGEDVLTCFKHPNFKLRAPFPECPPDPPAHAKQQELWGSQSLSAVAQLRIAIPYGGGSSALGIKSLAVWGVPARCCSLSELEQFQKAHFDSLQPKLSSFTILSPVSTSAKSPRPVNNSSETTIPEEFLDPLTQELMVLPMILPSGMVVDNSTLEEYVKQEATWGRMPNDPFTGVPFTTDSKPLPNPLLKSRIDSLLLQTGHTGLRSKNTILNKPRPSRLLCASALPTAQSTQTETQPKQVHLVSEINHSEPTMSHSRCFGERQRLVLESSAGTCSIKRETLGLLNKRKYESEFSSTSEVLAKSLSPLTKMPRTEASVTLPAETNSHEERLSQSLDQALSSALHGLPTYTSQSSLGPDTTAGQSRCASCSCSLTIYSPRPGAYSLPCGHLLCRQCLQHEHTLRSQRLPITCPTCQARASPSKIIRVHH; encoded by the exons ATGGTGGTTAACCTCTGCCTGCCGCACTTTAAAACCACCGCTCAGTGCAATAAG GTATGTGCAGATGGCTGCGACGTTTCCAATCTTTTGTCTGGGGACCCAGCAGTTTTGCGACGAGGTTGCAGGCTGGAGTACTTCCTACGTCCTCCCCTACATGTGACACTGTACTTTCAGGTGAAGGTTGAGATATATCGTGTGGATGTTAAACTTTTGCCGTGTGGTAGTGCTTCTAGGAGGCTTGAGATTTTTACCTGCTCTGAGGTAAAACCTTCTAAAACCTCAGAAAGCGATCATGATAGAGGAGAGTTTAAGCTTGTGGGACGTTGTGACCTGGGGGAGGATGTTCTCACATGTTTTAAGCATCCAAATTTTAAACTCAGAGCTCCTTTTCCTGAGTGCCCACCTGACCCTCCAGCCCATGCAAAGCAACAGGAGCTCTGGGGATCTCAGTCACTTAGTGCAGTGGCCCAACTTCGTATAGCTATCCCCTATGGTGGAGGTTCTTCAGCGCTAGGAATCAAGTCCTTGGCAGTGTGGGGTGTTCCTGCTCGGTGCTGTTCTCTTTCAGAGCTGGAACAATTCCAAAAGGCCCATTTTGACAGCTTGCAACCAAAGCTTTCTAGTTTTACGATTCTTTCACCAGTTTCTACCTCAGCCAAATCTCCTAGGCCAGTCAATAATTCCTCAGAAACAACTATACCTGAGGAGTTTCTGGACCCTCTGACTCAGGAGCTTATGGTTCTGCCCATGATATTGCCCAGCGGAATGGTTGTGGACAATAGTACCTTGGAGGAGTATGTAAAACAGGAAGCTACTTGGGGACGGATGCCAAACGACCCCTTCACTGGTGTTCCTTTTACAACGGACTCAAAACCACTTCCTAACCCTCTCCTGAAGAGTCGAATTGACAGCCTCCTGCTACAGACTGGCCACACAGGACTTAGAAGCAAGAACACTATACTAAACAAACCCCGACCATCCAGGCTCCTCTGTGCATCAGCACTTCCAACTGCACAAAGTACACAAACTGAGACACAGCCCAAACAGGTTCATTTAGTGAGTGAAATAAATCATAGTGAACCAACTATGAGCCATTCGAGATGTTTCGGGGAAAGGCAACGGCTTGTACTGGAGTCTTCTGCTGGAACCTGCAGTATAAAAAGGGAGACCTtaggactgttaaataaaaggaaatatgaGTCAGAGTTTTCTTCAACTAGTGAAGTATTGGCCAAATCTTTGTCTCCCTTAACCAAAATGCCAAGAACAGAAGCAAGTGTCACCCTCCCCGCAG AAACAAATTCTCATGAAGAGCGTCTGTCTCAGAGTTTAGACCAAGCATTAAGTTCTGCTCTGCATGGATTACCAACATATACCTCACAAAGCAGCCTGgggccagacaccacagcag GTCAGAGCAGATGTGCGTCATGCTCTTGTTCCTTGACTATTTATTCACCTAGGCCTGGGGCTTACTCTCTTCCCTGTGGGCACCTGCTGTGCCGCCAGTGTCTGCAGCATGAACACACTTTGAGATCACAGAGACTTCCAATTACATGCCCTACATGCCAAGCACGTGCTTCACCCAGCAAAATCATAAGGGTCCACCACTGA
- the sfr1 gene encoding swi5-dependent recombination DNA repair protein 1 homolog produces MDKTPLRNTLENETPESRAPSAARPMSSALKDRLKRARRSFTSPLSVVKRLKIDEDKFPQASNNETALGDESVIDVNRNETGREDCVKSFGSNCAQTSQCELLQLREKLKKDVKEKSETLRRLKMVKMYRTKNDLTQLQELTDKWRQCAQAVLYELQTDLPTDGQKTSLSQLVDYFGLEDSILHFNRTEEEFTDS; encoded by the exons ATGGATAAAACACCTCTGAGAAACACCTTAGAGAATGAAACGCCAGAGTCCAGAGCTCCCAGTGCGGCCAGG cCAATGAGTTCTGCACTGAAGGACAGATTAAAAAGAGCTCGACGTTCTTTTACTTCCCCACTCAGTGTGGTTAAAAGACTTAAAATTGATGAGGACAAGTTTCCACAGGCTTCAAACAACGAGACGGCCCTGGGTGATGAGTCTGTAATTGATGTCAACAGGAATGAGACTGGAAGAGAAGACTGTGTGAAGAGCTTCGGGTCAAATTGTGCTCAGACCTCTCAATGTGAATTACTTCAGCTTAGAGAGAAATTAAAGAAAGATGTTAAGGAAAAATCTGAAACTTTACGAAGGCTTAAGATGGTCAAAATGTACAGAACGAAG AATGACCTGACGCAGCTGCAAGAGCTGACAGATAAGTGGAGGCAGTGTGCTCAAGCAGTGCTGTATGAACTACAAACAGATTTACCTACAGATGGCCAGAAAACCAGCCTTTCCCAGCTCGTTGACTACTTTGGACTGGAGGACAGTATACTTCACTTCAACAGGACGGAAGAGGAATTCACTGACAGCTGA
- the ccl27a gene encoding C-C motif chemokine 27a isoform X1, translating into MELRTVAMLLFLLCAIIITKTEAGRIPNCCLKTSNKVKLETIKISKKYYIQSDAGPCEIKALVLEVKNRKYCLHPQTESKVKKLMKKKLRHANKQKKQ; encoded by the exons ATGGAGCTCCGTACTGTAGCCATGTTGCTTTTCCTCTTGTgtgccatcatcatcaccaagaCTGAGG CAGGTCGCATCCCAAACTGCTGTTTAAAGACTTCTAACAAGGTTAAATTGGAGACAATAAAGATCTCGAAGAAATATTACATTCAATCAGATGCTGGACCATGTGAAATTAAAGCCCTAGT ctTGGAAgtgaaaaatagaaaatactGCCTTCATCCTCAGACAGAAAGCAAGGTGAAGAAGTTGATGAAGAAGAAGTTAAGGCATGccaacaaacagaaaaagcagTGA